The proteins below come from a single Corvus hawaiiensis isolate bCorHaw1 chromosome 20, bCorHaw1.pri.cur, whole genome shotgun sequence genomic window:
- the TMEM248 gene encoding transmembrane protein 248 codes for MFYINLLENLKVYISSRPPLVVFMISVSAMAIAFLTLGYFFKIKEIKSPEMTEDWNTFLLRFNDLDFCISENETLKHLLNDTTTPESTVTSGQARSSTQSPQALEDSGPINISVTITLTLDPLRPFGGYSRNVTHLSSTIFGHQIGLSGRESHEEINITFTLPAAWNSDDCVLHGHCEQVVFTTCMTVTAASNVFPVTVQPPHCVPETYSNATLCYKIFTTARDSNTKYAQDYNPFWCYKGAVGKVYHALNPKLTVIVPDDDRSLINLHLMHTSYFLFVMVITMFCYAVIKGRPSKLRQSNTEFCSEKVALSEA; via the exons ATGTTCTACATAAACCTGTTGGAGAACCTGAAGGTTTATATCAGCAGCCGCCCTCCGCTCGTGGTCTTTATGATCAGCGTGAGCGCCATGGCCATCGCCTTCCTGACACTGGGCTACTTCTTCAAAATCAAGGAGATCAAATCAccagaaatgacagag GACTGGAATACTTTCCTCCTGAGGTTTAATGATTTGGACTTCTGTATATCTGAGAATGAAACCCTAAAGCACCTCCTCAACGACACCACAACTCCAGAAAGCACCGTGACCAGCGGGCAGGCCAGGTCTTCCACACAGTCCCCACAGGCCCTCGAGGACTCCGGTCCCATCAACATCTCTGTCACCATCACGCTGACCCTGGACCCTCTGAGACCTTTTGGGGGATACTCTCGCAATGTCACACACCTAAGCTCCACAATTTTTGGGCACCAGATTGGACTTTCAG GCAGAGAATCCCACGAGGAAATAAACATCACCTTCACCCTGCCAGCTGCCTGGAACTCCGATGACTGTGTCCTGCACGGCCACTGCGAGCAGGTTGTGTTCACCACCTGCATGACTGTGACAGCAGCCAGCAATGTATTCCCAGTCACAGT TCAGCCACCACATTGTGTTCCTGAAACCTACAGCAATGCTACTCTGTGTTACAAGATCTTCACCACGGCGAGGGACTCGAACACGAAATACGCCCAAGATTACAACCCCTTCTGGTGTTACAAAGGAGCAGTTGGGAAAGTCTACCATGCTTTAAATCCCAAACTAACTGTTATCGTTCCAGAT GATGATCGCTCCCTAATAAACCTGCATCTCATGCACACCAGTTACTTCCTCTTCGTGATGGTGATTACAATGTTCTGCTATGCAGTCATTAAAGGCAGACCAAGCAAGCTGAGGCAAAGCAACACAGAGTTCTGCTCTGAAAAG gttgcTTTGTCAGAAGCATAA